The nucleotide window CGAGATCGATCGCGTTTTTGGCCTCGGTCTTGTGGCTCTCTATCGTATCCCGTGCCATGTTCAGCGCCTGTTTGGCCAGGTTGGAGGCCTCAAGGTACAGACCCCTCTTAAGTTTCTCAACGGCCTCACTTAGGAGGTTCTTCGCGTTCCCAACGTCGAGTCCGTGCTTCACAGCCCATGTTATGGTCTCGTTGGCCTCGGCTATGCTGTTAAGGGCTTCTTCCCTGTACGACTTGAGCTTATCGTTGAGTGATGATACCACGGCCTCAGCCTTCGTCCTCGCGTTCTCGGCCTTTGTTATGGCGTCGGTGTACCTGCCAGCGTTGTAGAGATCTACGGCCGTTCTGAGGATTTCCTTGGCCTCATTGAGCGTATCCTCGTACGTTTTGGTATCAATGCCTGCGTCCTTGGCCGAGGAGATCAGGCCTTCAGCCTTGGCGATTGACTGGTTCGCCGCGTTTATCGATTCTGTGGCATGAGTCCTAACCTGAGCGACCGTGTTCAAACAGCTTTCCTTGGCCTTTTGGGCATACTCCTTTGCCTGCTCGTATTCACCGTTGTTGAAGGCTGCCTTTGCCTGACTCAGTAATGAATACGCCTCAGAGACATCTATCCCCTTTTCAACGGTTTCGTTTATTGTAACTTCAGCGTCCCGAATCGCGGCCGCTGCCTCCGCCCTTAGGGCTGCGAGTTCAGCCTCTTGCTTGGCTCTATTTGCCTCTTGGGCCGCCCGTTCCGCCAGTTCTCTGGCCTTTGTGTAGTTTCCGCTGTTGAAGGCTTCCCTTGCCTGGTTTAGGAGATCCTCGGCGGGGGTTGTGTTCGCTCCCGCTGCCTTGGCCGCTTTTATCATCTCCGTTGCGTTTTCTATGGCAACAGACGCGTTGTATCTCTCGATGAGATTCATCGCTATGTTCTTTGCCTCTTTGGCATTCTGCTCTGCCGCGGGGTAGTACTCCTTCGTGTAGTTCTCAAGGGCCTTCGAGAGAAGCGACTCCGCCCTTGAGGTGTTGAGACCGAGGTTTCTGGCCTGGCTTATGGTTTCGTTGGCGTCCTCAATCGCGCTCCATGCGTCCGTCCTCGCCTTGGAAATTGCCTCCTGAGCCAGGCTGTATGCCTGGTCCGCATGGTCCTTCGCAGCGGAGTACAGACCGGAAGAGTACTCACTTTTTGCAACGTTGAGCATGTTCTCTGCGTCGGTCACGTTTATCCCGTGATCCGCGGCGTATGTTATGAGGTTCTCCGCCCGCTGAATGGCGTTTTCGGCGTCCACCTTCATCTGGATCTCTTCGATCGGGTTCATGTAATACACTTTGTCCGCACCTATGACGACGTTTCCGGTTTCCCTGGCGAGGGCCATGTCCCACACTCTTGAACCGAGGGTGTTTGCCCAGATTCTGTTTCCGTCTGAGTCAAAGAGGGCAACGAGTCCACGCTGCGTTCCTGCAATGGCGTATTTCCCATCAGGAGTCAGCAGCACTTTGGTAACGCCGCCGCTGTTGAGGTTCTTCTCCCACAGTAGCTTCCCGGCCTTGTTCAGCTTGTAAACGTGGCCGTTCCAGTTCCCCGCGAAAACTTCACTTCCGTCTGAGGTTATCGCCACAGTCCCAACGTCGTTCCCGGTGTAGTATGTCCACAGGAGACCTCCGGATCTCGTGAACAGGTATACGTAATCGGAGTATGAACCAACGGCGATGTACTCCGCATTGCTCGAGAGGGCGATGTCCTTAACCTCTCCCGGGAGCACGCGCGACCACAATAAGGTTCCGTCCGTCTTCAGGAGGTAGAGCTTACCGTCCTGCGTTCCGGCGGCCACGTAATCGCCCGATATCTCCACGTCGAGAACACCCGCGTTCGATGGTATGCCCCCTCCTGATGGGTACCTCCACAGCAGCTCCCCTGTTCTACCGTCGAACATGTACACCGAAGCGTCGCGGGAACCCGCGGCCACGTACCTTCCATCGTCAGACACCGCGACGCTCCACACCTCCCACTTGGTTGTGCCTTTCCAGAGGAGCTCTCCGTTCCTGTTGAAGGCGTAGACGTTGTGATCCACCGAACCAGCGACGACCATCGACCCGTCGGGTGTGATGGCGACGTCACTTATTGCGTCCCCGGCTCTGAAGCTCCACAGGGCCGACCCGTTGCCGTCGAGAAGATAAACATCGTTTCCAGAACCCACCACGACGTACTTTCCATCCGGGGTAGTGGCGACGGCCGAGACGGATGAGGGACTCGGCCACTGCCATGATTCATTTTCAGGACTGTCTCCATTAGTGATATACTCGCCACTTACATTGTACATGCTCACCCTGTAGTCTCCAGAATTTTGAGCCTTAACTGGATGTGGGGAGAGGAGACTCAGCAGTAGAAAAACGAGAAGAAGAGTGGAGTACCTCATATCACCATCCCCCAAACTCCTCCGCCCACTTCTCATAGCGCTCGATGTCCTTCCGCGTCAGCGGGCTTTTGATCTTCTTGAAAGCGGCCTCGAAGTCCCTCATCTCAAGCGGTCTTGTCCTCAGCGAGCGCCTCCTGAGCTTCTCGTAGGGCAGTTCCGCCAGCTTGTGGAGGTCCGGGTTCTCCTCGCGGATCATGTTCCATACCGCCTCCTGGCAGAGGTTCTTGATGTCCCTTCCGGAGTAGAGCCTTCTGACGCTCTCCTCCGCTATGGCATCGAGGTCGAGCCGGCTTATGTCGAGCCCGCGTGTATTGATCTTGATGATCTCCTTCGTGGCTTTCTTGTCGGGCAGGGGAACATAGATCCTCCTCGGAAACCTCGACAGTACGGCCTCGTCGAGATCCCAGGGCGTGTTGGTTGCCGCCAGCGTCAGGACGAGTACATCACTTCCCTTGTCCTGGAAGCCGTCGAGTTCAGTCAGCAGGGTGGAGAGCATCCTCCTGCTCGCTTCACTCTGATCGCCGGAGCGCTTCGTCGTCAGCGCGTCTATCTCGTCCATGAAGACTATGCTCGGCGCCCTCTCCCGCGCCACCTCGTAGAGGGCCGAGATTATCTTGGTGGACTCGCCGAAGTACTTGCTCAGAACGTTGCTGGCCTTAACTGAGAAGAAGGTCGCGTTCAGGCTTCCGGCGGCGGCGCTCGCGAGGAGAGTCTTACCGGTTCCAGGCGGACCGAAGAGCAGAATACCCTTCCAGGGCTGGATGGACTGGGGCCTCTGAAGGGCCGAGATGACGACGGTCTCCATTATCAGCCTTTTCACCTCATCAAGCCCACCGATGTCGCTCCACTTGACCTTCGACCTTGCGATGAGGTTCTCCACGTAGCGCTTGAACTGGTCTTCCTCGTCCACGCTCGCCTCACTTCCTCCTTTGCCGCCTTTCCCGCCTTCCTTCACCGGCTTGTGTTTCCTCTTCGCCCCGTAGCGGCCCTCCTCGACCTCCTTCGCTATCACCTCCCACTTCTTCGCCTTCTTCAGGTAGCTCTCGCAGTTGAACTCGTCGTACTTCGAGAGCTGCTTCAGTATCCTCGCGCACTCAAGGGCCTTCTTCCGGGCGGTTTCCTTATCCCCTTTCTTTATGGCATCCTCAAACTCCCTCTTGGCCTTCCTAAACGCTGACAGCAGGGGTCCGGACAGATCGACGGGCATCTCAAACACCTCCTTCGTCAGGGCTTTTAGCTTATTTGAGCGGCTTATTCCACTAAATCTGCTCAAAGCCCAGGCCCACCTTGTGCGCTATTACCTCGGCCTTCGCGAGGAGTTCCTCGCCTGCGAAGTTCAGCCCCTCCTCAAGGCGGACCTTTATCTGCTCCGCTAAAGCTTCCACGTCCCCGCTGAGCTCTCCTCGCGCGTAGAACTTCAGATCGCTCGCGTACTTGTAGGCTTCCCTGAGGTTGCCCATCTTGAGGAACATCAACATCAGCTTGCCCGCGTAGAAAGCCGCCCTTGGGGCGTCGTTTAGGGTTATTGAGCGCTTCAACGCCTCTTTATAGCGCACGCCGAGGTAGGTCGCCAGCTCGAACTGGAGCTCGGCAACTGACTGGTAGCGCTCCTCCATGTCCTTTCGGAGGCAGGTGAGGATGATGTGCTCGACGTCTTTGGCCTCCGGATTGAGCTCGCCCGGCGGGATTGGCTCGTCGGTGGCTATCCTCGAGACGACCTCAATCAGGTCGTCGCCCTCGAACGGCAGCCTTCCGGTGACGAGCTGGTAGAATATTACTCCTAACTGCCAGATGTCGCTCCTGTGGTCGGGCTTTCCAAAACGGCGCGAGGTCTGTTCAGGAGAGGCGTAGAATGGAGTGAAGCTGGCCAGGGTTGTTGAATGGGTCTCGGCCATGGCCTTGCTCAGTCCCCAGTCGGAGATTTTTGGTGTGCCGTTCTTGAGGAGAATGTTTGAGGGCTTTAAATCGCGGTGGATTATGCCCCTGCTGTGGGCGTACTTCAGGCCTTCCGTTATG belongs to Thermococcus sp. AM4 and includes:
- a CDS encoding PQQ-binding-like beta-propeller repeat protein, with amino-acid sequence MRYSTLLLVFLLLSLLSPHPVKAQNSGDYRVSMYNVSGEYITNGDSPENESWQWPSPSSVSAVATTPDGKYVVVGSGNDVYLLDGNGSALWSFRAGDAISDVAITPDGSMVVAGSVDHNVYAFNRNGELLWKGTTKWEVWSVAVSDDGRYVAAGSRDASVYMFDGRTGELLWRYPSGGGIPSNAGVLDVEISGDYVAAGTQDGKLYLLKTDGTLLWSRVLPGEVKDIALSSNAEYIAVGSYSDYVYLFTRSGGLLWTYYTGNDVGTVAITSDGSEVFAGNWNGHVYKLNKAGKLLWEKNLNSGGVTKVLLTPDGKYAIAGTQRGLVALFDSDGNRIWANTLGSRVWDMALARETGNVVIGADKVYYMNPIEEIQMKVDAENAIQRAENLITYAADHGINVTDAENMLNVAKSEYSSGLYSAAKDHADQAYSLAQEAISKARTDAWSAIEDANETISQARNLGLNTSRAESLLSKALENYTKEYYPAAEQNAKEAKNIAMNLIERYNASVAIENATEMIKAAKAAGANTTPAEDLLNQAREAFNSGNYTKARELAERAAQEANRAKQEAELAALRAEAAAAIRDAEVTINETVEKGIDVSEAYSLLSQAKAAFNNGEYEQAKEYAQKAKESCLNTVAQVRTHATESINAANQSIAKAEGLISSAKDAGIDTKTYEDTLNEAKEILRTAVDLYNAGRYTDAITKAENARTKAEAVVSSLNDKLKSYREEALNSIAEANETITWAVKHGLDVGNAKNLLSEAVEKLKRGLYLEASNLAKQALNMARDTIESHKTEAKNAIDLANETIENVSKTLSTLEKLGFPVDKERNKLQLAVSELDSARTLYNEGNYPDAVTNAVKARNAALSILEELGEVEKTYSKNVIERATANLTSLQKDGIGCPLGNSTLKLAVERFNEGNYREALNLAMKALDEIERCRDDGTSIKGDIESVLSKAEDMKGKGCPVSDVEESLTRALESLKVGNFNASKEELQNAEGMLSEREKRCNEVLTDIDQARKAIDSAKSLGLDPSEAEKILNEALGKLRSGDFNGAKSLALKAAEKARDVDGDGIPNDEDPFPSINNYVVYGAAGVVLLLLIILGALLVRRQRLRGLHRSIVATVNAALAGLIPEEAEENRKALESLLESANREYRKKNRSELQRIRKEVLTQINAIEEKRREYQKLKEAILREIDSILNPGQAATETANPENSEE
- a CDS encoding 26S protease regulatory subunit encodes the protein MPVDLSGPLLSAFRKAKREFEDAIKKGDKETARKKALECARILKQLSKYDEFNCESYLKKAKKWEVIAKEVEEGRYGAKRKHKPVKEGGKGGKGGSEASVDEEDQFKRYVENLIARSKVKWSDIGGLDEVKRLIMETVVISALQRPQSIQPWKGILLFGPPGTGKTLLASAAAGSLNATFFSVKASNVLSKYFGESTKIISALYEVARERAPSIVFMDEIDALTTKRSGDQSEASRRMLSTLLTELDGFQDKGSDVLVLTLAATNTPWDLDEAVLSRFPRRIYVPLPDKKATKEIIKINTRGLDISRLDLDAIAEESVRRLYSGRDIKNLCQEAVWNMIREENPDLHKLAELPYEKLRRRSLRTRPLEMRDFEAAFKKIKSPLTRKDIERYEKWAEEFGGW